TGAACTTGATGCAAACTATCAAGAACTTTAATGAAGATAGAAGAAAATATAAATATTAAGCTTATAGTTTTTGGTTCTGTGGCTGAGAAGTTAAAAAAATTTAATTTTTATATAGATTAGAAGTCAATTTTTTATGCAGGATGGTTGAATGAACAAGAGGCATATAATTATTTTTATGCCAATGATTTAGTAGCATTTTCATGAAGATACTCGAAATACTGGGAACAGATTGCTTTTCTTCGAAAACTATTGGTATGTAGATATTGGAAAGAAACTACATACATTGACATTGGAGAAAATGTTATCTTTACAAAAAATAGTTCTATTGTGATGTTAAAAAAAATATTAATAAAGAAATTTTTTTACACGCCAAAGTTGCTTTGAAATCAATAAATTACGAAGGAAAATATAATGATGAAACTAGTTGACTATTTTTATTCAATTATTATCTATTTTCACAATAAAAATTCATTATTTTTAGAAAAATATATTTTTAAAATATTAAAAGTTCTTTTGAATATTCTTTTTCCAATATATTATATATTTAGAAAACCTAAGTTTGGGAACATTAAGAAAAGAGAAGATGAGTACTTAATTATTTCTTTAACTTCTTATTCAAGAAGAATCAATAATGTTTGGCAAGTAGTCTATACATTATTATGTCAAAGCTTAAAACCAGATAAAATAATTCTCTGGTTATCGGAAGAGGAATTTGGCAATATTTCAAATTTACCAAATAATTTAAAAAAATTGGTTAAGTATGGATTAGAGGTAAGATTTTGTAAAGACATAGGTCCGCATAAGAAGTATTATTATACGATGAAAAATTATCCTGAAGCGATAGTAATAACTGTTGATGATGATGTTTACTATCCCTCTAATACTGTTGAATTACTTTATAAAAAGCATTTAGAGTTTCCTAATTCTGTTTGCTGCAATTGGGCTCATGAGATAACTTTTGATTTTGAACGTCACATTCGTCCCTATTCTCAATGGAAATCCGCTATTGACAATCATAATATGTTTCCGCAAAATAAAATTTTCCCTGTTGGATATCAAGGGGTGTTGTACCCAGCAAAATGCTTGGATAATATCGTTTTTAGCGAAAAATCAATCACAAGATTGGCACCTACTACTGATGATATTTGGTTGAAGTTTGCTGCTTTCTTGAATAAAACAAAAGCAATCAGAACTGATAAAGGAAATTATAAGTTTTTTGAAATTATTTCTTCACAAAAATACTCGCTCTTTAAAATTAATGTTAAGGAATATAATAAAAATGACAAATCTATTAAATTGATAAAAAACTATTTTCAAAAAGAATTGAGGGATGTGCATGCAAAATAATAAGATGTTTACTATAATTACTCCAACATTTAATAGTGAAAAGACTATTGAGAGAACGCTAAAAAGTGTTTTAAGTCAAACATATAAAAATTTTGAATATTTAATAATCGATGGTAAATCAACAGATAACACTTTAAATATTATAAAATCCTATGAAACTAAATTTGAAAATAAATTGAAAGTTTTTTCTGAACCAGATTCTGGTATTTACGATGCAATGAATAAGGGTATAAAAAAAGCAAGTGGTGAATTAATTGGCATAGTGAATAGTGATGATTTTTATGAGCCAGATGCGCTTGAAAATGTTTTTAAAAGCTATGATTTTGATTCGAAATATCAAATTTTGTATGGTTTTGAAAGAATTACTTCTGGTGGAGTAGAGAAGGCTGTTGTAATATATAATCATAGATTTTTAGATGAGAAGATGATTACACACCCTACTTGTTTTGTTTCAAAAAATATTTATGAAGATCTTGGGCTTTATGATACTCAGTTTAAAAGCTCAGCAGACTATGAATTTATGCTGAGGATATTTCATTCAGACAATAAAGTGACGTTTACACCAGTTTATAGAGTAATTTCAAATTTTGAGCTTGGAGGAATGTCAAGCACGGAAATTGGTGTCAGAGAAACAGCATTTTTAAGGAGAAATTATGGAATAATTAATACAAAGAAGTACCTGGTCATAGTTTTAAGAAGTTATATCCATAGTTTATTTACAGTTAAAAACAAATTCTAAAATTGTTCATTGACAAGATCAAAAAAATTTCTTAAAGGAATGAAATATTTTGAAGAAATTCATAACTACATATAATATAAACAGTGGACTACAATATTTATTTATTTTGTTAATTATTATTAATAGCGGGGCTGTAATCGGATGGAGTAGTCCTCTTTTTAGGTATCTGGAGTATTTATGCTTTGCTTTGTTTATTTTTTTAATGATTAAAAATGGTATTCATTTGAATAGAAATAATTTATTAATTTTTATAATAATTCTTTCTTGCGGTTTAATGGATATTTTTTTTAGAAATGTTGATCTTCAATCTTTATTTATATATTTGATTGACTATTTTGTTCTGTTAATTTTTTCGTTTAATATTTCGTCAAATGATTTTTGGCAAAAGTATATAAATATTATTTTTTTTATTTCAATAATAAATTTAGTGTTTTACTTTCTTTCTCAATTTAAAATATTTATGTTTTTAAAAATGTATCAAATAAATAATGATTTCTTTTTTGCAAATATATTTCATGTATATTCTAGGTCGATTGAGCCTTTAATTAATACAAATATTAGAAATTTTGGAATTTTTTGGGAGCCAGGAGCTTTTCAAGCGTTTTTAAACATTGCTATAATTTACATATTATTAAATAGGAAAAAAATGAATTTCGTAAAAACAAAACTGCTTTTTTTAATTATTTCTTTGATTACAACTTTTTCAAGTACAGGTTATTTAATATTATGTTGTACCTGTATTTTGGTCGTTTTTAAAGACTTTGACTTTAAAAAAGTGAATGGTAAGTTTTTTTTATACGTGTTGTTTCTTTTAATATGTTTAATACTTTTATTAAACTCTTCTACAATAATTGATAAATTTTCTAATTCTAATCAGTCCTATATTATAAGAAACAATGATTTTGTAAATGGTTGGAAAATTATTTTAAAACATCCAATGTTGGGTTATGGTTTTAATAGTGATAATTTAAAATTTATGCTTACAAGTTTTGGCATAACTGCGAATTCAGTTGGAATTTTTATTATTATGCAATTTTGGGGAATATTATACGGATTCTTTATTTTCTTATTAACGTGGAGAAACTTTGAAGTATCAGTTAATGCAGCAAATTTATTTCAAAAATGTATTATTTTCTGCATACTTTTGATGATTTTTTGTACAGAATCTTTTTTAACAAAACAAATATTTATGCTTTTCTCTTATAGTTTTTGTCAAAGATTAAATAGAAATACTGATATTGTAAGTTAAGAAGTTTAATAGGAGGAATGTTTTTTGAAACAAAGTATTGTGATAAATGCCAGTGGTAATTCTAATTGGATAGGTGGATTATATTATCTAAAAAACATAGTTTTCGAATTAAGTCAAAATCATACTGTAACTAGCCATTACAGACTGATACTTTTTACAGTTAGAAAGAACTTTAATATTTTTAAAAGCTTGCGAAAAGAAAATGTTAAGATTATTGTTGTGCATGGAGGTGTTTTGTCAAAAGTAGAAAAAGTTTTCTTGTCCTTCCTATATAATGCAAGGTTTTCTTATTATGGTACAAATTCAAGATTAGATAACAAATTAAATATAGTAACTATCAATTGGATTCCTGATTTTCAACATAAGCATTTGAGTAATTTATTTAATGAATATGAACTTAAACAGAGAGATAAAGAATTTACTAGAATTGCTAATTCATCCGAACCCCTAATTTTAAGCAGTAACGATTGTTTGAATGACTTTAGAAAATTTTATAGTGAAACTAAAAAGAATGTCTATGTGATACCATTTGTTTCTTATATTGATGATGAAATAAAAGGTATCAATGAATCATTTGAAAACAGTGTTTTAAAAAAATATAATTTGGAGAAAAATCAATATGTTTACATTCCCAATCAGTTTTGGAAACATAAGAACCATATAATGGTTTTGAAAGCAGTAAAGGAATTTTTTAAACATAATGATTCAAAAGTGAAATTTATTTTTACAGGTAAGATGTTTGATCAAAGAAATCAAGATTATATTGAGTCTTTAAAAGAAATGTTTAATTATAGTTGTTTTCAAGGAAAAGTTTATAATTTGGGATTCATTGATAGAAAAGAACAACTGGTAATAATGAAAGATGCTAAATATCTGATTCAGCCTTCCCTTTTTGAAGGATGGGGGACGGTCTTAGAAGATGCTAAGGTATTAGATAAAACTTTATTACTTTCTGATATTCCTGTTCATCGAGAACAAAAAAGTAATAAATGTATTCTGTTTGATCCCCAAAACCATCTTGAACTTGAAAAGTTGATTGAATTAGAAAACAAGAAAAATCATTTTTCTGATATTGATGATGGAGTTAAGGATATGTATATAAGAGCAAAGATATATTCAAGAGGTTTTGAAAAACTTTTAAATGATTGTGGAGGGTTAAAATGACTAGTGTACTAATAACAGGTGCTAAAGGATTTATCGGTTCGTCGTTAATAAAACTTTTTACTTCCAAAAAATACAAAGTAATCGGTTGGGATGTTGATATAAAAGAAACAAAGTTCAAGGATAATGACAATTTAAAAGAAGTGGATTTAGGAAATCAAAATTTGATATCTCGTGAATTAATTAAAGATAAACCAGATATTATTATTCATTGTGCTGGTTCGGCTGATGTTAGCAAGTCTGTTAGGAATCCAGATATTGATTTTCAAGGGAATGTTGCATTAACGCATAATTTACTTTTTGGTATTTATAAATCTGGCATAACTTTACCTAAAATTATTTTTTTATCTAGTGCAGCTGTTTATGGAAATCCAAAAAAGTTACCTATAACTGAAAAAGCGCCTGTAAATCCTTTATCTCCATATGCATTACACAAAGTAATGTGTGAGCAAATGTGTCAATACTTTATATCTAATTATCAAATGAATATTAAGATATTGAGAATTTTCTCAGCATACGGGACAGGATTAAAAAAACAAATTTTTTGGGATATGTATAATAAGGCAAAATTGACTGGTAGATTAGATATGTTTGGTTCTGGAAATGAAAGTAGGGATTTTATTAATATTACTGATGTTATAGAGTCTATTTATCTTGTGGCCACAAAGGACACGGCAGACTATGATATTTATAACGTTGCTAATGGTTCAGAGGTATCAATTAGGGATGCTGCAACTCTGTTTGCAAACATTATGAGAGTTCCTAGTGAAAAAGTTTACTTTAATAATGTTGTGCGAGAAGGAGATCCTTTAAATTGGCAAGCAGATATTTCGAGATTAAAGAATCTAGGATACAAACCGTCTGTTTCAATGGAAAATGGATTAGTAGATTATTTTAAGTGGATTGAGGGGAATAGTATATACTAATGGATGTTATTTTTAGAAAAATAAGAAGCTTTTTTGATAAACAAGAATTGAAGGAAAAAAGAAAACTTTGGGAAGGTAATCAAAAGATAAGTTTTGATGATACTTTTACTTTTTTTAAGGAAACGTCACTTAACATTAGTTCGAAATTAAACGGAAAAATTTCAATAAATTCTAATACCTGTGTTCGTGGAAGTTTGGAAATTCAAAGAGACAATGGGAATATAATTGTTGGGAAAAATTGTTATATTGGAGATCATACTAGAATTTGGTCTGCCGAATCTATTAAAATTGGTAATAATGTTCTTATTGCACATAACTGTAATATTTTTGATAACGATACACATCCAACTGAGTTACATGAAAGAAGAGAGGATGCTAATAATATTATTTTTAAGAATGTCAGAGCCGATTTTCCTTCCTTACGGGTAAGTCCTATCATAATTGAAGATGACGTGTGGATTGGTTGCAATTCGTTGATTTTAAAGGGTGTTAAAATTGGTAAAGGGGCAATAATAGGGGCTGGCAGTGTAGTAACAAAAGATGTACCTCCCTTTGCAACAGTTGTTGGAAATCCAGCACATATAGTCAAAAACAAGCAAGGGTGAATGATTAATGAAATTTGATTTTCTTAAAGTAGGTGAAAAAAAATTAGCCTTAAGTATGATATTAAGTACGTTATGCAAACCAATAAGTATGCTTCTTTCGTTTGTCTACGTTCCTATACTGCTTAGCTATTTAGGTGTTACAAATTATGGTATTTGGATGACAATTATGACTATCATAAATTGGATTAATTATTTTGATATCGGAATTGGTAATGGACTTAGAAATCTTTTAACTAGCTTTATTGTTCAAAATAAATTTAAAGAAGCAAAAATTGCTGTTTCTACAGCTTACGTTGCACTTAGCTTAATTTCATTTTTATTTTTAATAATTGGTTCTGTTGCAATTATTTTAATAGATACCAAGAATGTCTTTAATTCAGTTGAACCATTGAAATTGGTTTTGTTTATCAGTTTTTTCTTTATCTGTATAAATTTTATTTTTTCTTTGTCTAAAACAGAATTATATTCGCTTCATCAGGCTGAAAAAACTAGTTACATATTGATTTTAACTCAATGTATTAATTTGGTAGGAATTTTTTCTTTATCTCTCTTTGGTAATGGGAGTATTTTGGCGATTTCAATTTTAACAGGCTTTTCTACTGCTATAAGTTATATTATTTTTTCAATGGAAATTTGGAGAAAAAAAAAGTATCTCGCACCGAATTTTCATTTATACCAGGCCAAAATGTTGAAGGCTATTTGTAATTTGGGAGTAGAATTTTTTATAATCCAAATTGCTGTTTTGGTTTTGTATTCAAGTGATAATTTTATAATAATTAAATTGTTTGGACCGGACGCTGTCACGCCTTATACGACAACATATAATGCTTTTGGGATTGTAAATGGTCTATTTGGTGCGATGATAGCACCTTTGTGGTCAAGATTTACAGTCGCTTTTGTGAGAAAAGATTTCATTTGGATGAAGAAAACACTTAATAAGTTGAACCTTTCTTTGATACCGATTATTTTAGTTCTTTTGTGTGGGGTATTGTTTTTTAAACCGTTATCTGTTATTTGGTTGCATAAAACCCTTTTTTTTGATAAAGGGTTAATTCCAATGATGGGTATCTATTATTTTTTAATGATTTGGGGTTCAATTTATTCAACGTTTCTTAATGGAATAGGAAAAATAAAACTACAACTTTATTTGGCCGTTTTTGGGGCGTTAATTAATATCCCACTAAGTATTTTTTTTGGAAAATATTGTGAGATGCGAACGACTGGTGTTTTGTTGGCCACAATTATTTGTATGGTAATCTCTAATGTACCTTTAACTATTCAAGCAATTAACTATTTGCGTAAGAACTCATCTAATTAAAATTTAAAATATAGGCTGGTGAGATATTTTGTATTTGTTCTGCATTTCTAACCATGGTTTTGGGCATTTAATGCGTAACTTAATAGTGATTAAAGAGTTTTTAGAACTTAACAAAAAAATTATTATTATATCCGGAAAAAAGCAATTAAAGTTTTTGCGGATATATTTATCATCAACGCAACTGAATGTTAATAATTGTGTTTTTATTGAAATGAATAATGATTTTGGGCTTAGAGTGAGAAAAGATTTTTTAAAGCTTGATTATGATAAAATCTCAAATGGAGTTGAAAGTCATCTAAAGCAATTTCCTGATTTGATTGAACTGGGTAAAAAGATTATTGAAAAATATCATGTAACACATATTATTTCTGACGTTACTCCGTGGGTTCTTACCTCTACCAAAGAAATGAATATTAAGTCAACTTTGCTGGCAAGTTTTACGTGGTTGGATATATATGAGGAATTTCTTCCCGAGAAATTATTAGAACTATTTATTAAGAGTTATAATGATGCACAACAAGTTATTTTTTATGAACTTGCTAATCCCCAGACACTAAAAAGATTTTCTAGTGGAGTTAACGTTGGCTTGGCTTCGCGAAACATGTCAGTTGATAGAATTAATGAAATTAAGAGTGAATTTGATAACACAAAAAAGACAATTTTTGTATCTGTTGGGATGAGTAACAACGGGGTTTATAGTTCTTACGATGTTGAAGAATTGCCATATAATTTTATTACGACTCATGGTGTTGGAGTAAAAGGCAAGAATGTTAAGCAATTGCCAATAGATGTTTTAGATACTCAAAATTATGTTGCTGCCAGTGATTTTTGTATATCCAAGGCAGGTTGGACTTCAATATCTGAGATGTTGCTTTCTAAGAGACCAATGGCACTGATTAGACGAGACGATAATGCAGAAGATCGTTACTTGATTAACAAACTTTGTAGAAGAAAGCAAGCCATTGCAATAGATTTATTTGAACTTTCTGATATTGGGAAAATCATTACGAAGATGCAAAAAGTTGAGTGGGGAAGTTATGATTATCAAAATGACTCTGATAAGATAGCAAATCTTATCATTAATTATTAGTATTCCAGCTAAGTCTGAATTCTTTAGGTGAGATTTCTTCCTTTTTTTTGAAAACACGGCTGAAGTAATTTGCATCGTCTAGGCCTACAGCTTGCGCAACTTCCTCAATTGTTTTATTAGAAAAGCGCAGCATTTTCTTGGCTTCGCTGATTCTAACATTAGTGAGATAGTTATTAACTGTGATATCATATTCTCTTTTGAAGACTTTGCTGAGATAATATTTATCAATGTAAAAGATATTTGAAAGGGAATCGAGTGTTATTCTTTTATAGTAATTTTGGTCGATGAAGTATTTAACTTCTTCGCCTTTTTTTTGTTTCTTACCATTTTTTTCAGTATTAA
Above is a window of Liquorilactobacillus hordei DSM 19519 DNA encoding:
- a CDS encoding glycosyltransferase; translation: MKQSIVINASGNSNWIGGLYYLKNIVFELSQNHTVTSHYRLILFTVRKNFNIFKSLRKENVKIIVVHGGVLSKVEKVFLSFLYNARFSYYGTNSRLDNKLNIVTINWIPDFQHKHLSNLFNEYELKQRDKEFTRIANSSEPLILSSNDCLNDFRKFYSETKKNVYVIPFVSYIDDEIKGINESFENSVLKKYNLEKNQYVYIPNQFWKHKNHIMVLKAVKEFFKHNDSKVKFIFTGKMFDQRNQDYIESLKEMFNYSCFQGKVYNLGFIDRKEQLVIMKDAKYLIQPSLFEGWGTVLEDAKVLDKTLLLSDIPVHREQKSNKCILFDPQNHLELEKLIELENKKNHFSDIDDGVKDMYIRAKIYSRGFEKLLNDCGGLK
- a CDS encoding lipopolysaccharide biosynthesis protein — protein: MKFDFLKVGEKKLALSMILSTLCKPISMLLSFVYVPILLSYLGVTNYGIWMTIMTIINWINYFDIGIGNGLRNLLTSFIVQNKFKEAKIAVSTAYVALSLISFLFLIIGSVAIILIDTKNVFNSVEPLKLVLFISFFFICINFIFSLSKTELYSLHQAEKTSYILILTQCINLVGIFSLSLFGNGSILAISILTGFSTAISYIIFSMEIWRKKKYLAPNFHLYQAKMLKAICNLGVEFFIIQIAVLVLYSSDNFIIIKLFGPDAVTPYTTTYNAFGIVNGLFGAMIAPLWSRFTVAFVRKDFIWMKKTLNKLNLSLIPIILVLLCGVLFFKPLSVIWLHKTLFFDKGLIPMMGIYYFLMIWGSIYSTFLNGIGKIKLQLYLAVFGALINIPLSIFFGKYCEMRTTGVLLATIICMVISNVPLTIQAINYLRKNSSN
- a CDS encoding NAD-dependent epimerase/dehydratase family protein, encoding MTSVLITGAKGFIGSSLIKLFTSKKYKVIGWDVDIKETKFKDNDNLKEVDLGNQNLISRELIKDKPDIIIHCAGSADVSKSVRNPDIDFQGNVALTHNLLFGIYKSGITLPKIIFLSSAAVYGNPKKLPITEKAPVNPLSPYALHKVMCEQMCQYFISNYQMNIKILRIFSAYGTGLKKQIFWDMYNKAKLTGRLDMFGSGNESRDFINITDVIESIYLVATKDTADYDIYNVANGSEVSIRDAATLFANIMRVPSEKVYFNNVVREGDPLNWQADISRLKNLGYKPSVSMENGLVDYFKWIEGNSIY
- a CDS encoding glycosyltransferase family 2 protein encodes the protein MQNNKMFTIITPTFNSEKTIERTLKSVLSQTYKNFEYLIIDGKSTDNTLNIIKSYETKFENKLKVFSEPDSGIYDAMNKGIKKASGELIGIVNSDDFYEPDALENVFKSYDFDSKYQILYGFERITSGGVEKAVVIYNHRFLDEKMITHPTCFVSKNIYEDLGLYDTQFKSSADYEFMLRIFHSDNKVTFTPVYRVISNFELGGMSSTEIGVRETAFLRRNYGIINTKKYLVIVLRSYIHSLFTVKNKF
- a CDS encoding acyltransferase is translated as MDVIFRKIRSFFDKQELKEKRKLWEGNQKISFDDTFTFFKETSLNISSKLNGKISINSNTCVRGSLEIQRDNGNIIVGKNCYIGDHTRIWSAESIKIGNNVLIAHNCNIFDNDTHPTELHERREDANNIIFKNVRADFPSLRVSPIIIEDDVWIGCNSLILKGVKIGKGAIIGAGSVVTKDVPPFATVVGNPAHIVKNKQG